A window from Gemmatimonas sp. encodes these proteins:
- the ggt gene encoding gamma-glutamyltransferase — protein SVAATLLSSVLTPCLAAAQDRSQSRSMVSSKQGVVASESVLASQVGASVLERGGNAIDAAVAMNAMMGLIAPMNDGIGGDLFAIVYEAKSGKLYGLNASGWAPKALTVDHLRAKGRTSMPARGIDAATVPGAVNGWEKLLTRFGRKKFAEVLAQPIAYAEAGFPVGEVVSVFWKDSEKVLREDAATTKTFLPGGRLPQSGELFRNPELAWSYRQIARGGAAAFYKGAVAAKLLASSKSHGGTMTAADLAEFDSEWVEPISTTYRGWTVYELPPNGQGIAALEMLNIMETFPLASMGHNSVPALHHMIEAKKLAYADMQQFDGDPRFVKIPVEAMRSKAYAAERAKLVNATKATCSPDAGMPNGTDNGTDNGTTYLSAVDKEGNMISLIQSNYSTVGFGAGITVADAGFVWHNRGAGFSFDPASANVLAGRKRPLHTIIPAFMEKGDTRVAFGIMGGWNQAQAHAQFVSNIADFGLNIQGALDAPRFSKETFLGCDVNFESRIPERVLKALAAMGHEVVMRGDYSSTRMGAGQAVMRNFTTGINSGASDPRKDGSAVSELLPVRPTAPAAAAKR, from the coding sequence ATCTGTGGCTGCCACACTGCTTTCATCGGTACTCACGCCGTGTCTCGCCGCGGCCCAGGATCGCTCGCAGTCGCGGTCGATGGTGTCGTCCAAACAGGGCGTGGTGGCCAGCGAGAGCGTGCTGGCGTCGCAGGTCGGCGCCTCTGTGCTGGAGCGCGGGGGCAATGCCATCGACGCCGCCGTGGCCATGAATGCGATGATGGGACTCATCGCACCGATGAACGACGGCATCGGCGGCGATCTGTTCGCGATCGTGTACGAGGCGAAATCGGGCAAGCTGTACGGGCTCAACGCGTCGGGCTGGGCGCCCAAGGCGCTCACGGTGGACCATCTGCGCGCCAAAGGACGCACCAGTATGCCGGCACGCGGGATCGACGCGGCGACGGTGCCCGGCGCCGTGAACGGATGGGAGAAGCTGCTTACCCGATTCGGCCGCAAGAAATTCGCCGAGGTGTTGGCGCAGCCGATTGCCTACGCTGAAGCCGGCTTCCCGGTGGGTGAAGTCGTGAGCGTGTTCTGGAAGGACAGCGAGAAGGTGTTGCGTGAAGACGCGGCCACCACGAAGACCTTTCTACCCGGCGGCCGCTTGCCGCAGTCGGGCGAGCTGTTTCGCAATCCGGAGCTCGCGTGGAGCTACCGCCAAATCGCGAGAGGCGGCGCGGCGGCATTCTACAAGGGGGCCGTGGCGGCCAAGTTGCTGGCGAGTAGCAAGAGTCACGGTGGCACGATGACGGCCGCCGACCTGGCGGAGTTCGACAGCGAATGGGTGGAGCCGATCTCTACGACGTATCGCGGGTGGACGGTGTACGAGTTGCCCCCCAACGGCCAGGGCATTGCCGCGCTTGAGATGCTGAATATCATGGAGACGTTTCCGCTCGCCTCGATGGGGCACAACTCGGTGCCGGCCTTGCATCACATGATCGAAGCGAAGAAGCTGGCGTATGCCGACATGCAGCAGTTCGACGGCGATCCGCGATTCGTGAAGATCCCGGTCGAGGCGATGCGCTCGAAGGCGTATGCGGCGGAGCGCGCGAAGCTGGTGAATGCGACGAAAGCCACCTGCAGTCCTGATGCCGGCATGCCCAACGGTACCGACAACGGTACCGACAACGGCACCACGTATCTGAGCGCGGTGGACAAGGAGGGGAACATGATTTCCCTGATCCAGAGCAACTACTCCACCGTGGGTTTCGGTGCCGGTATCACGGTGGCTGACGCCGGATTCGTGTGGCACAACCGCGGCGCCGGGTTCTCCTTCGATCCCGCCAGCGCCAACGTGCTCGCCGGTCGCAAGCGTCCGCTGCACACCATCATCCCGGCGTTCATGGAGAAGGGCGATACGCGGGTGGCGTTCGGCATCATGGGGGGCTGGAATCAGGCGCAGGCCCATGCCCAGTTCGTGTCGAACATCGCCGACTTCGGCCTGAACATTCAGGGGGCACTCGATGCGCCGCGCTTTTCGAAGGAAACGTTTCTCGGCTGCGACGTGAACTTCGAGTCACGCATCCCGGAACGTGTACTCAAGGCGCTGGCCGCGATGGGTCATGAGGTCGTGATGCGCGGTGACTACTCGAGCACGCGCATGGGCGCCGGTCAGGCCGTGATGCGCAATTTCACCACGGGGATCAACTCCGGCGCCTCGGATCCGCGCAAGGATGGGTCGGCGGTGTCGGAACTGCTGCCGGTTCGGCCGACCGCGCCGGCGGCTGCCGCGAAGCGCTAA
- a CDS encoding ATPase domain-containing protein encodes MTDESNRSELSGGAGSLVRTMPPDRRGLHTIPTGVAGLDAVLGGGIPQYSFNMLAGGPGAGKTTLAQQILFANASRERPALYFTVLGEPTVKMLRYQRQFSFFKPELVGSAVHYLNLSEEALSGDLNAVLGRMTDEVERLNPGIIVVDSFRTIQPTASANRRLPEPSTAADAMALEQFVQRLALLLATWEVTSLLIGEYNEPEQRQPLFTIADGILWLTQATDRNSVVRKLQAVKVRGQAQMPGLHTFRITRDGLQVFPRIPEQQADRSHARPRASFRVATGVPGLDDMMGGGIPSGDAVMVAGPTGTGKSTFGMQFVAEGLRRGESVVVAVFEEYPEAYLARLSAHDIDTDAMVASGKLVVSYLRPLDLSVDETLADILMSVQTTGAVRVVIDSLTGFEIALAPTFREDFRESLYRLVGALTATGVTVFMILESISTSPDVGFTGERVSFITDDIIVQRYVEVDGTLAKVVSVIKMRGSAHSSAFRRYQISDKGATIGDPVTDIDGLLTGSPTRRVVDS; translated from the coding sequence ATGACCGACGAATCAAATCGCAGCGAACTATCGGGAGGTGCGGGTTCGCTCGTGCGCACCATGCCGCCCGATCGACGCGGCCTGCACACCATTCCGACCGGCGTCGCCGGTCTCGACGCCGTGCTTGGTGGGGGGATTCCGCAGTATTCGTTCAACATGCTGGCCGGCGGACCCGGCGCCGGCAAGACGACGCTTGCCCAACAAATTCTGTTCGCGAATGCCTCGCGGGAGCGGCCGGCGTTGTACTTCACGGTGCTGGGTGAGCCGACCGTCAAGATGCTGCGCTATCAGCGCCAGTTCAGCTTCTTCAAGCCGGAGCTCGTGGGGAGCGCCGTGCACTACCTCAATCTCAGCGAAGAAGCGCTGTCTGGGGACCTGAACGCGGTGCTGGGTCGCATGACCGACGAAGTGGAACGGCTGAATCCCGGCATCATTGTCGTGGATTCGTTCCGCACCATTCAGCCCACGGCGAGCGCAAACCGCCGCCTTCCCGAGCCGTCAACGGCGGCCGACGCGATGGCGCTCGAACAGTTCGTCCAGCGGCTGGCCTTGCTCCTCGCGACGTGGGAAGTCACGTCGCTCTTGATCGGCGAGTACAACGAGCCGGAGCAGCGTCAGCCTCTGTTCACGATTGCCGACGGCATCCTGTGGCTCACGCAAGCGACCGATCGCAATTCGGTCGTGCGCAAGCTGCAGGCCGTAAAGGTGCGCGGACAGGCACAGATGCCAGGACTGCATACGTTCCGTATTACCCGCGATGGGTTGCAGGTGTTTCCGCGCATCCCCGAACAGCAGGCGGATCGCAGCCACGCTCGGCCCCGCGCGAGTTTCCGGGTTGCGACCGGTGTGCCAGGGCTCGACGACATGATGGGTGGTGGCATTCCGTCGGGCGATGCCGTGATGGTGGCCGGGCCGACCGGTACCGGCAAGTCCACCTTCGGCATGCAATTCGTGGCCGAAGGACTGCGACGGGGCGAGTCGGTCGTGGTCGCGGTGTTCGAAGAGTATCCCGAGGCGTATCTGGCGCGCCTGAGTGCCCACGACATCGACACCGACGCGATGGTTGCCTCGGGCAAGCTCGTCGTGTCGTATCTCCGTCCGCTCGACCTTTCGGTCGACGAAACGCTGGCTGACATTCTGATGAGTGTGCAGACGACTGGTGCCGTGCGCGTGGTCATCGACTCCCTCACCGGCTTCGAGATTGCGCTGGCCCCAACCTTTCGCGAAGACTTTCGCGAGTCGTTGTACCGACTGGTCGGCGCGCTCACGGCCACTGGCGTCACGGTGTTCATGATTCTCGAATCCATCTCGACCTCACCGGATGTTGGCTTCACGGGTGAGCGCGTGTCGTTCATCACCGACGATATCATCGTGCAGCGCTACGTCGAGGTCGACGGGACGCTGGCGAAAGTGGTGTCGGTCATCAAGATGCGAGGCAGTGCCCACAGCTCGGCGTTCCGTCGCTATCAGATCTCCGACAAAGGAGCGACGATTGGCGACCCCGTCACCGATATCGACGGCCTGCTCACGGGGAGTCCTACACGACGCGTGGTCGATTCATGA